In Candidatus Methanomethylophilus alvi Mx1201, a genomic segment contains:
- a CDS encoding type II/IV secretion system ATPase subunit: protein MFAKRAEKTAPIWGMTQTDRFRGDAEGRKFVAGNNSVPRSRPVISRSTFMEDYRRILSGNVRTKPSYADCWLIGSVGELDVLAEYDTPNGHVVVGTAADGETEYNLTPSEYTSPDAVNCIIEDAIEAVRRSFREHGGRTDRQFVTSVARDFIDASSDAIMIACGGNVNAMEEQMERMCDIVYRYSVGLGVFDILLSDPKLEDIYVDAPCDRNRIHVTMSGVGESNSHVRCRTNLVVDRREVDNLINVLKRESGLPFCESSPVLETDMKAHDARATVVGYPMSPSGDAVAIRKHSSNPWTLTRLIANGTVDAATAGLLSFLVQNRATFLICGARGAGKSSMLSALMFEFPLSQRILTIEDTIELPGESMRKMGYKIQSMLVDDRMDGNDLSRSNEALRVSLRLGESAIILGEVRGEEAKTLYQSMRTGRAGSSIMGTIHGDSAKTVFERVVHDMGISAEAFMATDILVTIGTFRDRRTGAQARRVNEVVSTSDRIGEFVDMSGNRLDFSVPVMRRALSSSSMSEEEAREEIKARGLLREYLAQLAQRYEEFYSPEWVVAANEHMARHTGRSAEEILMTFKMKVRTETGKGLGDDI from the coding sequence ATGTTCGCCAAGCGTGCGGAGAAGACGGCCCCTATATGGGGGATGACCCAGACGGACAGATTCCGCGGGGATGCGGAGGGAAGGAAGTTCGTAGCCGGGAACAACAGCGTCCCCAGGTCCCGTCCGGTGATATCCCGCAGCACGTTCATGGAGGACTACCGCAGGATACTCTCCGGCAATGTGAGGACCAAACCGTCCTACGCCGACTGCTGGCTCATAGGCAGCGTGGGAGAACTGGACGTACTGGCGGAATACGACACCCCCAACGGCCACGTGGTCGTCGGGACGGCCGCGGACGGGGAGACGGAGTACAACCTCACCCCTTCGGAATACACGAGTCCGGATGCGGTCAACTGCATCATAGAGGATGCGATCGAGGCGGTGAGGAGGTCTTTCCGCGAGCACGGGGGCAGGACGGACCGTCAGTTCGTCACCTCCGTGGCGAGGGACTTCATCGACGCCTCGTCCGACGCCATCATGATCGCCTGCGGCGGGAACGTGAACGCCATGGAGGAGCAGATGGAGAGGATGTGCGACATCGTATACCGCTACTCCGTCGGCCTGGGGGTCTTCGACATCCTCCTGTCCGACCCGAAACTGGAGGATATCTACGTGGATGCACCGTGCGACAGGAACCGCATACATGTGACCATGTCGGGGGTGGGCGAGAGCAACTCCCATGTCCGCTGCAGGACCAACCTGGTGGTGGACAGGAGGGAGGTGGACAACCTGATAAACGTACTCAAGAGGGAGAGCGGCCTCCCGTTCTGCGAGTCCAGCCCGGTCCTGGAGACCGACATGAAGGCCCACGATGCGAGGGCCACCGTCGTCGGATACCCCATGAGCCCGAGCGGCGATGCGGTGGCCATCAGGAAACACTCCTCCAACCCGTGGACTCTCACGAGGCTCATAGCCAACGGGACGGTCGATGCGGCCACCGCAGGACTGCTGTCATTCCTCGTGCAGAACCGCGCCACCTTCCTCATATGCGGGGCGAGGGGTGCGGGGAAGAGCTCCATGCTGTCGGCGCTGATGTTCGAATTCCCCCTCTCCCAGCGTATACTGACCATAGAGGATACCATCGAGCTCCCCGGGGAGAGCATGAGGAAGATGGGGTACAAGATCCAATCCATGCTCGTGGACGACAGGATGGACGGGAACGACCTGTCCCGGTCCAACGAGGCGCTCAGGGTCTCCCTCAGACTCGGCGAGTCCGCCATAATCCTCGGGGAGGTCAGAGGGGAGGAGGCGAAGACCCTCTATCAGAGTATGCGCACGGGACGTGCGGGAAGCTCTATCATGGGCACAATCCACGGGGATTCCGCCAAGACCGTCTTCGAGAGGGTCGTGCACGACATGGGCATCTCGGCGGAGGCGTTCATGGCCACCGACATCCTGGTCACCATAGGGACGTTCCGCGACAGGAGGACGGGGGCGCAGGCCAGGAGGGTCAACGAGGTCGTGTCCACATCCGACCGCATAGGGGAGTTCGTGGACATGTCCGGGAACAGGTTGGACTTCTCGGTGCCGGTCATGAGAAGGGCCCTGTCGTCCTCTTCCATGTCCGAGGAGGAGGCCCGGGAGGAGATAAAGGCCAGAGGGCTTCTGAGGGAATATCTGGCACAATTGGCCCAGAGATACGAGGAGTTCTACAGCCCGGAGTGGGTGGTGGCGGCCAACGAACATATGGCCCGCCATACGGGAAGGTCCGCGGAGGAGATCCTGATGACCTTCAAGATGAAGGTCCGCACCGAGACCGGCAAGGGACTGGGTGACGACATATGA
- a CDS encoding DEAD/DEAH box helicase family protein: MISDSRVFTGYDAPLLDPLNEAISGAERIDIITSFTKVTGVNEILPGIRKAVAKGVKIRFLTGTYLDITDPSAVRMLKDVCGENIDIRFYKGTNSFHPKAYFFYKGDSGCLFIGSSNLSRSALVDGVEWNYKILRSESPREFDRFREEFEKLFTDVDMSYEATDEAIEEYRLRRVPPRLPVRQEAPGRVFEKNDVQVEALFNLGMTRESGMDKALVVAATGTGKTVLAAFDSCGYRKVLFVAHTEDILRQARETFSAVRKGDSSGMCCGGEFDIEKDMTFATVQTLSRDNNLDRIPADHFDYIVIDEFHHAAADSYRKVIDHFRPKFLLGLTATPERMDNKDVFVLCDYNVVYEIDLREAIERQYLCRFRYYGIYDGGTDYSRITYVNGRYREDELTRALANEVRARLILDNYLKYGSRRCMGFCSSIDHAEFMASFFVKNGIDSAAVSSRGGTDREEAKRALEEGRISVVFSVDMFNEGVDVPSLDMVMFLRPTESPTVFMQQLGRGLRLSEGKDFLTVLDFIGNYRNAELIPSMLTGRRGGGHTMSDMAKGLPDGCFADFDLEVIRLFDRMGARRKKSEIRDGEYLRVREELGHAPSRCELFSMMDPEKWKLFRLDPKVNPFKDYIGYLRKMGDLDTDRSELLGEDALAFIRMVENTSMSRMYKIPLLLSMFTEDRVVFEPTAEQIAGSFREFYSRDNNMVDFEGIKTRKDRELTDDYWVKLAVENPIRFLCKSEPLYFRRKDDGLISLTDRLRDYSMMKEFIGEVRDALSFRAMDFKQSRYYGKEKE, from the coding sequence GTGATCTCCGATTCAAGGGTGTTCACGGGATACGACGCACCTCTGCTCGATCCCCTGAACGAGGCTATATCGGGTGCCGAACGCATAGACATAATCACCTCGTTCACCAAGGTGACGGGGGTGAACGAGATACTCCCGGGCATCCGCAAGGCCGTGGCCAAAGGCGTGAAGATAAGGTTCCTGACCGGGACGTACCTGGACATCACCGACCCGTCCGCGGTCAGGATGCTCAAGGACGTGTGCGGGGAGAACATCGACATCAGGTTCTACAAGGGTACCAACTCCTTCCACCCCAAGGCGTACTTCTTCTACAAGGGGGATTCGGGATGTCTCTTCATAGGTTCGTCCAACCTCTCCCGGTCCGCATTGGTCGACGGGGTCGAATGGAACTACAAGATCCTCCGCTCGGAGAGCCCCCGTGAGTTCGACCGCTTCCGCGAGGAGTTCGAGAAGCTGTTCACCGACGTGGACATGTCCTACGAGGCGACGGACGAGGCCATCGAGGAATACCGTCTGAGAAGGGTCCCTCCCCGCCTTCCCGTCAGACAGGAGGCCCCGGGAAGGGTCTTCGAGAAGAACGACGTCCAGGTGGAGGCGCTGTTCAATCTCGGGATGACCCGCGAATCCGGAATGGACAAGGCGCTGGTGGTGGCCGCCACCGGGACCGGCAAGACCGTCCTCGCCGCCTTCGACTCATGCGGATACAGGAAGGTCCTGTTCGTGGCCCACACGGAGGACATACTGAGGCAGGCGCGGGAGACGTTCTCGGCGGTCAGGAAAGGAGATTCCTCCGGAATGTGCTGCGGAGGGGAGTTCGACATAGAGAAGGACATGACCTTCGCCACCGTCCAGACCCTCTCCCGCGACAACAACCTCGATAGAATACCTGCGGATCATTTCGACTACATCGTCATCGACGAGTTCCACCATGCCGCCGCCGACTCCTACAGGAAGGTCATCGACCACTTCCGCCCCAAGTTCCTCCTCGGCCTCACCGCGACACCCGAGAGGATGGATAACAAGGACGTCTTCGTGCTGTGCGACTACAACGTGGTGTACGAGATAGACCTCAGGGAGGCCATAGAGCGGCAGTACCTATGCAGGTTCAGATATTACGGGATATACGACGGCGGGACGGACTACTCCCGGATAACCTATGTGAACGGGAGGTACAGGGAGGACGAGCTCACGAGGGCCCTGGCCAACGAGGTCAGGGCGAGGCTGATCCTGGACAACTACCTGAAATACGGCTCCAGACGCTGCATGGGGTTCTGCTCGTCCATAGACCATGCGGAGTTCATGGCGTCGTTCTTCGTAAAGAACGGGATAGACAGTGCGGCGGTCTCCTCGAGGGGCGGTACGGACCGCGAAGAGGCGAAAAGAGCCCTGGAGGAGGGGAGGATATCCGTCGTCTTCTCGGTGGACATGTTCAACGAGGGGGTGGACGTCCCTTCCCTGGACATGGTGATGTTCCTGAGACCCACCGAGTCCCCCACCGTGTTCATGCAGCAGCTGGGAAGGGGACTGAGACTCTCCGAGGGCAAGGACTTCCTCACTGTCCTCGACTTCATAGGCAACTACCGCAACGCAGAGCTGATACCGTCCATGCTGACAGGCAGGAGGGGCGGAGGACACACGATGTCGGACATGGCCAAAGGCCTCCCGGACGGATGCTTCGCAGACTTCGACCTGGAGGTCATAAGACTGTTCGACCGCATGGGTGCCCGCCGGAAGAAGTCCGAGATCCGCGACGGGGAGTACCTCAGGGTCAGGGAGGAGCTGGGACATGCACCCTCCAGATGCGAACTGTTCTCCATGATGGACCCGGAGAAGTGGAAGCTGTTCCGCCTGGACCCCAAGGTCAACCCGTTCAAGGACTACATCGGATACCTGAGGAAGATGGGAGACCTCGACACCGACAGGTCCGAACTGCTCGGGGAGGACGCCCTGGCGTTCATCCGGATGGTGGAGAACACCTCCATGTCCAGGATGTACAAGATCCCCCTGCTCCTGTCGATGTTCACCGAGGACAGGGTGGTCTTCGAACCCACTGCGGAACAGATAGCCGGATCGTTCAGGGAATTCTACTCCAGGGACAACAACATGGTAGACTTCGAGGGCATCAAGACCAGGAAGGACCGGGAGCTGACGGACGACTACTGGGTGAAACTGGCCGTCGAGAACCCCATACGTTTCCTGTGCAAAAGCGAACCGCTTTATTTCAGAAGGAAGGACGACGGGCTGATCTCCCTTACCGACAGGCTCAGGGACTACAGCATGATGAAGGAGTTCATCGGGGAGGTCCGCGACGCGCTGTCGTTCAGGGCCATGGATTTCAAGCAGAGCCGCTACTACGGGAAGGAGAAGGAATGA
- a CDS encoding nucleoside triphosphate pyrophosphohydrolase — translation MTGYDKLVRDRIPEIIIGNGGTCRTETVAGEDLFGYLDRKLDEETEEFRESRDPEELADVMEVLFGLASYLGVTERELMGIRDRKRKERGGFEKGIVLKESRYRPPHDL, via the coding sequence ATGACGGGATACGACAAGCTGGTCAGGGACAGGATACCGGAGATAATAATCGGGAACGGAGGCACCTGCAGGACGGAGACCGTAGCCGGGGAGGATCTGTTCGGATATCTGGACAGAAAACTCGACGAGGAGACGGAGGAATTCCGGGAGAGCAGGGACCCGGAGGAGCTGGCGGACGTCATGGAGGTGTTGTTCGGACTCGCATCATACCTCGGTGTCACCGAAAGGGAACTGATGGGCATCCGCGACAGGAAAAGGAAGGAACGCGGCGGGTTCGAGAAAGGCATCGTGCTCAAGGAGAGCAGGTACCGACCGCCGCACGACCTCTGA
- a CDS encoding adenosylcobalamin-dependent ribonucleoside-diphosphate reductase, whose translation MEIEQWLGADNKLGIDIWNKKYCYNGETFEQWLDRVSEGDKAVRKLIEEQKFLFGGRILANRGLQKTGLKVTFSNCYVVQPPEDSIESIFECASKAARTFSYGGGVGIDLSKLAPRGARINNTASETSGAVSFTDLYSMVTGLIGQHGRRGALMLTLSCEHPDLEEFMAVKTDVDRVTKANMSIRVTDKFMECVRDHETFVQTFVRPETNDTVTKNLDAYAFFKKLCYANWDYGEPGCLYWDRISKWNLLSEFPDYEYAGTNPCAEEPLPAGGSCLLGSMNLSAFVKNGVFDEEGFKKSVRICVRALNDVLDEGLPLHPLQEQRESVTNWRQIGLGIMGLADMLIKMEMVYGTKEAMDFCHRLGFIMADTAISESALIAKEKGMFPKCVIDQVLASPYFRENTSEETRELVRQYGLRNSQLLTIAPTGTLSTMLGISGGIEPIFATHFERRTTSLSDHDEYYTVYPPVVKDYIDKHHLKDDTQLPAWFVTAQNLDYKQRLNLQGTWQMHIDASISSTVNLPKDFPEADVYGLYIYAWQIGCKGVTVFRDGCKRLSILTPKEKEEKKKQEAEKKETAVEKAIAPNRGVVKTVADNVIGKKRKLMTGCGSLHCTAFFDPKTGDLMEVYLNKGSTGGCNNFMIGLSRMISLAARSGCDVYSIVDQLKSCGSCPSFVVRTFTKKDTSKGSCCPMAVGWALIDMYEEMQRQVKGSTLIAPAADPTPKKKVLNPCPKCGDELTFQGGCNICKSCGWTKCE comes from the coding sequence ATGGAAATAGAGCAGTGGTTAGGCGCGGACAACAAACTCGGGATAGACATTTGGAACAAGAAATACTGCTACAACGGCGAGACCTTCGAGCAGTGGCTCGACAGGGTCTCCGAGGGTGACAAGGCGGTGAGGAAGCTCATAGAGGAGCAGAAGTTCCTCTTCGGCGGGAGGATCCTCGCCAACAGGGGCCTCCAGAAGACCGGTCTCAAGGTCACCTTCTCCAACTGCTACGTGGTACAGCCTCCCGAGGATTCTATCGAATCCATCTTCGAATGTGCCAGCAAGGCCGCCAGGACGTTCAGCTACGGCGGCGGGGTCGGAATAGACCTCTCCAAGCTGGCACCTCGCGGCGCCAGGATCAACAACACCGCCTCCGAGACCTCGGGTGCGGTCTCCTTCACAGACCTCTATTCCATGGTGACCGGCCTCATCGGGCAGCACGGGAGGCGCGGAGCCCTCATGCTCACCCTCTCCTGCGAACATCCCGACCTCGAGGAGTTCATGGCCGTCAAGACCGATGTCGACAGGGTCACCAAGGCCAACATGTCCATCCGCGTCACCGACAAGTTCATGGAATGCGTCCGCGACCACGAGACGTTCGTGCAGACGTTCGTCCGTCCCGAGACCAACGACACGGTCACCAAGAACCTCGACGCCTACGCCTTCTTCAAGAAGCTCTGCTACGCCAACTGGGACTATGGGGAGCCCGGCTGCCTGTACTGGGACAGGATCAGCAAGTGGAACCTCCTCTCGGAGTTCCCCGACTACGAATACGCCGGCACCAACCCCTGCGCCGAGGAGCCCCTCCCCGCCGGAGGCAGCTGTCTCCTCGGCAGCATGAACCTCTCCGCCTTCGTCAAGAACGGGGTCTTCGACGAGGAGGGCTTCAAGAAGTCCGTGAGGATCTGCGTCAGGGCGCTCAACGACGTCCTCGACGAGGGCCTCCCCCTCCACCCCCTGCAGGAGCAGAGGGAGTCCGTTACCAACTGGAGGCAGATCGGACTCGGCATCATGGGTCTGGCCGACATGCTGATCAAAATGGAGATGGTCTACGGTACCAAGGAGGCCATGGACTTCTGCCACAGGCTCGGATTCATAATGGCCGACACCGCCATCAGCGAATCCGCCTTGATCGCCAAGGAGAAGGGCATGTTTCCCAAGTGCGTGATAGACCAGGTCCTCGCCTCCCCCTACTTCCGCGAGAACACCTCCGAGGAGACCAGGGAGCTGGTCAGACAGTACGGTCTGCGCAACTCCCAGCTGCTGACCATCGCCCCCACCGGGACGCTGTCCACCATGCTGGGTATCTCCGGAGGGATCGAGCCCATCTTCGCCACCCACTTCGAGAGGAGGACCACCTCCCTCTCCGACCACGATGAATACTACACAGTGTACCCGCCGGTGGTCAAGGACTACATCGACAAGCACCATCTCAAGGACGACACCCAGCTGCCGGCCTGGTTCGTCACCGCCCAGAACCTGGATTACAAGCAGCGTCTGAACCTCCAGGGGACCTGGCAGATGCACATAGACGCGAGCATCAGCTCCACCGTTAACCTGCCCAAGGACTTCCCGGAGGCCGACGTCTACGGCCTGTACATCTACGCCTGGCAGATCGGATGCAAGGGCGTCACCGTCTTCAGGGACGGATGCAAGCGTCTGAGCATCCTCACCCCCAAGGAGAAGGAGGAGAAGAAGAAACAGGAGGCCGAGAAGAAGGAGACCGCCGTGGAGAAGGCCATCGCCCCCAACAGGGGAGTGGTCAAGACCGTCGCCGACAACGTCATCGGGAAGAAGAGGAAGCTGATGACCGGCTGCGGGAGCCTGCACTGCACCGCATTCTTCGACCCCAAGACCGGGGATCTGATGGAAGTCTATCTGAACAAGGGGTCCACCGGAGGATGCAACAACTTCATGATCGGCCTCTCCAGGATGATCTCCCTCGCCGCCAGGAGCGGATGCGACGTCTACTCCATAGTGGACCAGCTCAAGTCATGCGGATCCTGTCCCTCGTTCGTCGTCAGGACCTTCACCAAGAAGGACACCAGCAAGGGGTCCTGCTGCCCCATGGCGGTCGGATGGGCCCTCATCGACATGTACGAGGAGATGCAGAGGCAGGTCAAGGGGTCGACCCTCATCGCCCCAGCCGCCGATCCTACACCCAAGAAGAAGGTCCTCAACCCGTGTCCCAAGTGCGGCGACGAGCTCACCTTCCAGGGCGGCTGCAACATCTGCAAGTCCTGCGGATGGACCAAGTGCGAGTGA
- a CDS encoding MucBP domain-containing protein, whose amino-acid sequence MADDAVLYALWAWDQYDVVYKVDGEIVFTDTFGYGTEVTVRDIFQKTGYTVTGWSTDDAEVSDGKFVLRASDVVFTASSSINRYSYAVEFVDESGNSVAEKVSGTEYYGSTVDTVIKDVVGYTAPSEAVKVFISEDESKNVVRYVYKIIFYTITFDDGTVQTDVKYTVKDSSVDEPMVTKKKGYAGVWEEYVLDLTDKTVKAVYTPGYYRVEFVSEGNVFFWYDLEPGKEITLPSSIPSKDAEIRYVYTFSGWDGYTDGMVLGDDDVTFTAVFDSTVRKYAYTVEYVDGDGNAIADPVCGTADYGSTVYAEFKGIVGYMGPSDIFRQIVISEDESKNVVRYVYTILHYFVIYYVDGYLVFGDSYDYNTEVTVRETYQMTGHTVTDWSTDDVEVVDGKFILGTSDVAFNAVSTANPYDVIYKVDGETVFTDTFGYGTEVTVRDVFLKTGYTVTEWSTDDAEVSDGKFVLGASDVTFSAVSAANKYSYTIEYVDGEGNAIADPLSGTADYGSTVDAEVKTITGYAAPSGISHIAISEDESKNVVTYVYTIIVYTITFDDGTVQTDIKYTVKASSVDEPPITKKKGYTGVWEEYALDLTDKTVKAVYTAESYHVEFISDGAVFFAYGLEYGKEITLPSGTPSKDADVRYVYTFSGWDGYTEDMTVDGDITFVAVFFRTAAVAEDGSDLAVNVDEDNAVFSSDTISDVLSKAESDPSVTMTVSVGYGVVVFDNGSLRSLGSSEATLELYVLDPDDMTQTVRDVVGDNVAYSISFGPNKAFGGIVTVTVPYVLAEAIF is encoded by the coding sequence ATGGCGGACGATGCGGTCCTCTATGCGCTGTGGGCATGGGACCAATACGACGTCGTCTACAAGGTAGACGGCGAGATAGTATTCACGGACACCTTCGGCTACGGCACCGAGGTGACCGTCCGCGACATCTTCCAGAAGACCGGGTACACGGTGACGGGGTGGTCCACCGACGATGCCGAAGTCTCCGACGGTAAGTTTGTCCTCAGGGCATCCGACGTGGTATTCACGGCCTCCTCTTCGATAAACCGGTACTCGTATGCCGTGGAATTCGTGGACGAGAGCGGGAACTCTGTCGCCGAGAAGGTCTCCGGTACGGAGTACTACGGCTCCACGGTCGATACGGTGATCAAGGATGTAGTCGGCTACACCGCCCCCTCGGAGGCGGTCAAGGTGTTCATCTCCGAAGATGAATCGAAGAACGTCGTCAGATATGTCTACAAGATAATCTTCTACACCATAACCTTCGACGACGGAACCGTGCAGACCGACGTCAAATACACCGTGAAGGACTCCTCGGTCGACGAACCCATGGTAACGAAGAAGAAGGGATACGCAGGCGTCTGGGAGGAGTACGTCCTCGACCTCACCGACAAGACGGTGAAGGCGGTCTATACCCCCGGATACTACCGCGTGGAGTTCGTATCCGAGGGTAACGTGTTCTTCTGGTACGATCTCGAGCCCGGGAAGGAGATAACCCTACCTTCCAGTATCCCTTCCAAGGATGCGGAGATCCGTTACGTCTATACCTTCTCCGGATGGGACGGCTACACCGACGGCATGGTCCTCGGCGACGACGACGTCACCTTCACCGCCGTGTTCGACAGCACCGTGAGAAAGTACGCCTACACCGTCGAATATGTGGACGGAGACGGGAACGCCATAGCGGACCCGGTGTGCGGTACCGCCGACTACGGCTCCACGGTCTATGCCGAGTTCAAGGGCATAGTCGGTTATATGGGGCCGTCAGACATATTCCGTCAGATCGTGATCTCCGAAGACGAATCGAAGAACGTCGTCAGATATGTCTACACCATACTCCATTATTTTGTGATCTACTATGTCGACGGATATTTGGTCTTCGGGGATTCATACGACTACAATACCGAGGTGACAGTCCGCGAAACGTATCAGATGACCGGACACACCGTGACGGATTGGTCCACCGACGATGTCGAGGTCGTCGACGGGAAGTTCATCCTAGGGACATCCGATGTGGCTTTCAATGCCGTATCTACCGCCAACCCGTACGATGTCATCTACAAGGTCGACGGTGAGACAGTATTCACGGACACCTTCGGCTACGGTACCGAGGTGACCGTCCGCGATGTTTTCCTGAAGACCGGATACACAGTTACGGAATGGTCCACCGACGATGCCGAAGTCTCAGACGGTAAGTTCGTCCTCGGGGCATCCGATGTGACCTTCTCCGCCGTCTCGGCCGCGAATAAGTACTCCTACACTATCGAATATGTGGACGGCGAAGGAAACGCCATAGCGGACCCGTTGTCCGGTACCGCCGACTACGGCTCCACGGTCGATGCCGAGGTCAAGACCATCACCGGATATGCCGCACCGTCCGGGATATCCCACATAGCGATCTCCGAAGACGAATCGAAGAACGTCGTCACCTACGTCTACACGATCATCGTCTATACCATAACATTCGACGACGGCACCGTACAGACCGACATCAAATACACCGTGAAGGCCTCTTCGGTCGACGAACCTCCGATAACGAAGAAGAAGGGCTACACAGGCGTCTGGGAGGAATACGCCCTCGACCTCACCGACAAGACGGTGAAGGCGGTATACACCGCCGAGTCCTATCATGTGGAGTTCATCTCCGACGGTGCCGTCTTCTTCGCATACGGCCTTGAATACGGGAAGGAGATAACCCTGCCCTCCGGCACCCCGTCCAAGGATGCTGACGTCCGTTACGTCTACACCTTCTCCGGCTGGGACGGTTATACCGAGGACATGACCGTCGACGGAGACATCACATTCGTCGCGGTGTTCTTCAGGACGGCCGCCGTCGCGGAGGACGGTTCCGACCTCGCAGTGAACGTGGACGAGGACAATGCGGTATTCTCCTCCGACACCATCTCGGACGTCTTAAGTAAGGCGGAGTCCGACCCCTCCGTCACCATGACGGTCTCCGTCGGCTACGGGGTCGTCGTCTTCGACAACGGTTCCCTCAGAAGCCTCGGATCCTCCGAAGCCACCCTGGAGCTGTACGTCTTGGATCCAGACGACATGACCCAGACGGTCAGGGATGTCGTCGGCGACAACGTGGCGTACAGCATATCCTTCGGTCCCAACAAGGCGTTCGGCGGCATCGTCACCGTGACCGTCCCGTATGTACTGGCCGAAGCCATATTTTAA